ATGAAGCTAATACAAGCACAATACGCTACACCTTATGAACAGTCGTGTCAAGGTCTATCAGCCAAACCAACCTAAATTATGCATCACGTGACTCTCCTTGTTGTCTGCGcatgtctactttttttttctgtgtaccGAGGGATATTATTTTATTCGACAAATGCAAGTGGATGTGGAGTTCAGTTCAGCATTACATTTTCTCTCAATATTGTCTTAAGAGCAGCATACACAACCGCTGCGAGGAAACAAGAACTTTCAGTGGTACGAGGGAGATCGAGATCGACTTCAATAAAGAGATCCGGTGTGTCCCGGACTCAGGCTTGAGGTAATTGTCACGAACTTGTTCCAAGCAGAAGCTTTAGCATGTATGCATCTGTGATTCAACTACGCCGCGCACATTACTTCGTTCCCGTAATCTCTCTTTGTGTAATATTAGAGTCTCTTAGAGACCGCTGACtacttttgtttccttttttttttgataattatgttaacCAAGTACTCAAGTTGAATGAAGGACATGGATTGTCTCTTTTTTGTACCATACGAACTGTTTGACAAACTTGAGTACTGAATTGGGAGCAGATACAGATGATCCGCCGCTTTAATATTGTTGCCATTCCCTGCCATGCACGGGTAGTTCGGCTGCTGTAAGAACATAATAATCATCTGTATCGCATGGAAAAAAGCCGAGCCGTTCACTAGCTTTCAGCAACCATCACCATGCAGTCACTCACGAGCCTAAATGGTACGAGGGAGCTCGAGGAGCACGCCGAGGAGACGGGGTCGAGCGTCACCATCGTCAACATCTTCCAACTCATTTTCGGAAGCCTGGGCATTGTCGGGAACCTTCTctgtatcattgttttcaaaCGGAGATCGAAGCAAAACCAGACAAACTTCCTGATCATCATGCAGGCCGCTGTGGACATGGTGGCATCTGGGTTTCTAGTAGCGCTTACCATCACCACCATTCTTCCCGTGTCTGCTCCGTCCCCCTGGGTTTTTGGTACCATCTACTGCATAATATGGAAGTCTTCTGTACTCTTATGGGCATCGTTTGCCATCTCAACCTTCAACTTGACTATAATATCGATCGAGCGATATATCGCAGTGGTACACCCGATGCAATACACCAGTCTTTTCAAGCGATCATCGACAATGTTCATGGTCGCCTGCACTTGGATCGTGGCGCCGTCAATCAACATTGCCTACAACAGTATCGTCAACGAATACCACGGAAAATGCACTGAGGTGTTCAACAGAGCGCGAACTGTCTTATCAATTACGCTCTTCTTTTGGGAGTACTTCTTTCCCATCTGTGTCATGATCTTCTCCTTTTTGTCTATAGCTTACAAACTTTTGAAGATGAATCGGGTGTCAGACATCCTGGCGACCATCAACATGACGGAGCACAACCAGAGTTCCACTATGCCCTCACCTTCGTCCTACGTTGACAACCAGCAAAGCCAGCCGTGTCCGGGTAATGGCGCAAATCGAGCTCGTCTCGAGACCAACACCAAAGCCACACCCGATGGCATTCCTGCTCGCGATAGCCTCCAGCCGCCGTCCATCTCTCTGTCAGTAAAGCAGCCTGTGTTGACCAACGCGGGAACACCCCGTATTGTCCGTGAGGGCAACCGCAGATCTGGGGCTTCAGTCCGTCGCTTGAAGATCACCAAAGTCCTGCTCCTTGTGTCTCTTGGATACATCATCTGCTGGTCTCCCAATCAGTGGTATTTTTTGCTCGTCAACCTCAAGGTGATCAACCTGCGGCAAGTGCCATATCGAGTGACCATTATCATGTCCACTTGTAACACCTGCCTAAATCCTTTCATATACGCCTTGCAGATGAAGAATTTCAGGGATGATGTTCGAGCTTGTTTTAGGTGCCTGTCACGATAGGTTCCATGAAGTTTTATCGTGAGATTACGTTGACCTCTGTTTCTTATCCTCTACCACTGAGAGAGAAAAGTGATTTGTTTTCCATGGCATAAAATGCATCTATGTGCCACTTTGTATTTCACCGACAAAATAGAACATGATCAAGAAACCGCCCTATGTCATCTTACGCAAAGATTCAGCGTCCATTTTTCGAGCTGTCGCGATCAATTTCAGTGTTGTTCCATAGTGCATGATGAACAtcaatttttgtttagtgtCTTTTCTTACTGTTAGATATGGACCAATTCAACTGCCGCAGATATACAAACCTTTACAATATACTAATTATCTTTTTGATATTACCGTATCTACGAATATAGATTTATACGACATTTGCAATATACTAGTTATCTTCTTGATAGTAGCGGACCGTAACTATAAATTGAAAGAAGGTAATGCGTTCTTAACTTGATACTTTGCCGGTGTCAGATTTGGAGTGGTCGTACGCATTTTGACATTGAGTTCATTGTAGCCCCCTTCATATGATTCTACGACGACGTGAACTTGATAACCAATAAATGCCAAATGAAGATTTTAGGATGCGATATGAGAGAACATTTTAAAGTGAATTGATGTAAGACTATAATTATACGGCTGGAAATACGTgagtgaaaaaatatatatacaactgCAGATTATTTCTGTCTCTTTCACAAAGGCTCACATCTGTGAATTCACTTCGAAGATCTGTTAAGGAATTTCCCACCCACTACTCTTGGGCATGAATAAATTGCCGACATTTCTAATTCAATTGTAGAGAACCGTAGACTGAAGTCTCACTTTTAGTGAAAAATTATTAATTTAGGGCACACGCAGCTTTGAGACTTCATGCTGTATTCTTCAGAATTGGAACACGTTCAAAGCTGAGAGTGGGCATCGCGCTTTAACCTCTTTTAGAATTATCTCGGGCTGTAAGTGGTTAATTGCCAGTCTCTctagaatttgatttgatttgatttgatttctgcatatcTTGCATGAAAGAATAGACAACAAATTCAATCAAACATATTGAATATAAAAGTGATTGCATGTAATTCTGTTCTGTACAGGCTGTATTCTACATTAAAATGCAAAGGAATTGTAGTGATGTATGTAGAGAAAAGGACCGTAATTTATAAAGAGAGTCCAGTACTTGGGAAAATCTTATCATATCTTATCttactctttttcttcttttattatcCATTGGACACTTCTtcaagaaagtttttttttttttttaactatgacACACATGAGAAGGGACTGGTGTTTAAAATGATCCAAAATTTATATCTTACTATAAATTCACTTCAATTTAATATATCGGGTAAAGCCATGGTCGAGTCGTAATTGGCGGCTACAAATCACAGTAAGAATATAGTCCTTGTCCAGCGTTAATGTTGTCTTCATGCATGTCTGAAGTGATGTTTCAGAAAGATGCTTATGAAGAGCAGTTTTTAAATATAAAGGGGAGGTCAGTGTGTTCAATGTGCTCTGTGCTGTTATATATCTTCTGTCGCTAAAATGTAAATAATCCATCCATCCATAATTCCATCCCTCAGCACTGCATACAGCATAAACTGCACTTGTCCAAATGGCACTATTGTTTCCACGTTAACATTGCGATTTCCGTGCCCTTTTAGTGAATGACGCAAATCGGTTCCCCGAGAAACAGATTTTGGAAAAGGATTTTCAGCGTCCAAGCACACACTAAAAGAtaaaggttcaaatttgcaccctATTTGTCCCTATACCAGCACCCTGGGGTGCACCCGTATTTTGTAccttttattatgcaagtaGAAAATTAAATCTCTTAATATCTATATTCGTACGTACAAAGATGCGGACATATCCATTAGAGTGTAAGTTTTATCTTACGAGTAAAACCTTGGTACTCGTGGTCCAAATGTTTGATTGacaatgtattaatgtttaTGGTGCATGTTTGCACCCTTGATTAGCACGAAACTGAGGGTGCAAATGCGCACCCCTGCAGGTTCAAAATTCAGCATATTGCAACTCTAAGGTTGCAAATTGCTTATTGCGGTGCAAAGATGCATCCATTAGGGTGGTTGTATAGGGACAATTTtggggttcaaatttgaacccgtaTTTCTTAGTGTGCACTTAAGACATATTACTTTTCATTCGATAAGATGTTCCAAGTAGATATTTGTGTAATGATCACAGTTGGAAGTGTTTATACAAGACGTGCtttaattattttttcattctttcctttCATATCACATAATCACTTTTCACCCGATGAGATATTTCAAGTAGAGACTTGTGTAGTGATTGTCATAGTTGCAAGTATTTTTACAAGAcctgttttatcttttctttcattatttccaTTCATATCACTTTTGTTCTCTACAAGTGGGTGGTGCTATAGTTGTAATTACCTTGAAATATTTTAAACCAGTTTAAGAGAATCTCTTAAGTTCATGACATGTAAAGATCTAAGATAATTCTTGCTCTTCACAAATAATATTCGTACACGCTTTCACATGTCCTGACGATATAGTGGCGTGctctattacaaaaaaaaaaaaatctttatccTTCTTTCTCTGCTCCTTCTCCTTTCTTCATGTTCTTCGTTGTTTTGTAAATGACAATGCATTCTCTCgtattgatataatgatgtgtctttttgtgtatgtgtgcttttGTCTTTGTACGTGTTTCGGCAAGTATGTGTGTTTACGTGTGTATTGttggttatgttttgttttgctttttggtCATCATATTTTCTGGTACACATTCACGGTCTAATAAATAGTGTTTATGCTGTAACACAAACATCTTACTTCTAAATTGTATGTCCTATGTTAAAATGGATGAAAATAGTTACTGTTTACCATGATTTGATATTACCCGCATCACATTTAACAGAAATGTTTCGTGTATTTAAGACACTCAATTGTAAAATgcatttgaacatgtatgtttCTGAAAAATACGCtagtattgcaactgattgacaaattgccctccatcgacgtaaataagcactgaattgatcagtatatttagtagtagccatgataaaaaatcatgggcgtacatactcgagcgggagtatgtacgcccatgattttttatcatggctactactaaatatactgatcaattcagtgcttatttacgtcgatggagggcaatttgtaaatcagttgcaatgaaagcatctcgacggaagaatttcatgaatttgaatacgctagtattgttatcattattattaccattattattcttatcattattattatcatcatcattgtcatcatcattatcattatcgtcatcattaaTGGCGTTATGCTCTCTATATTTGTACATAAAGTAAATAGCGACCTTTGGATCCACGACGCGAACACTGTAGAAAACAACGCTaatctggcaaaaaaaaaaaaaaaaaaatggtgttctgcacatgcgcgagactGTTGTTTCCATTTCCACGGAGCCTGCGTCATCTCAGCGTTCACGtcacagatctaaagctcgctattcACTTTAGAGACAACGGAACGTTTTAATGTGTTTGTGgatgggtttctttttttttgggggggggggagggaggtgcAAGGGACCCATCTCCCCTggttccgcccccccccccccgtgcttTTCTGTTAAACCTGTAAATTCTACGTTGCTTCTCTTGttattcaattcatttgtacatatacattttgtaatatACTCACCTTGTATCCCAATTCTCACAACTTAATATCAAAGCAATCGTGATTTGTGATATGTATGCTGTGTGTCATTTCTTGCCCTATTGTTGGTTGAAAATAGTCTATTACAAGTAGTGAACGTAATTCAATTAAATTAAATGGCATTTGTTTTCGTACTTTTATTCGTGCAGCGTAAGCAAATTGAAAAGGATGTCAAAGAAGAcgaaacaaattttcatttcggCAAATGCAAATGCCTGGCACAACAGTCATTATTAGCTAAGGTGAAGCCAACAGGCAAGTGCGGGGTTCCaatttgagcatgagcagaaaaaggtcatcagtaccggcagagcatgttggttttttattcactgagataagcatctgtgatgtaatgattattcaagtgatcattatg
The Diadema setosum chromosome 21, eeDiaSeto1, whole genome shotgun sequence DNA segment above includes these coding regions:
- the LOC140244934 gene encoding octopamine receptor beta-2R-like, which translates into the protein MQSLTSLNGTRELEEHAEETGSSVTIVNIFQLIFGSLGIVGNLLCIIVFKRRSKQNQTNFLIIMQAAVDMVASGFLVALTITTILPVSAPSPWVFGTIYCIIWKSSVLLWASFAISTFNLTIISIERYIAVVHPMQYTSLFKRSSTMFMVACTWIVAPSINIAYNSIVNEYHGKCTEVFNRARTVLSITLFFWEYFFPICVMIFSFLSIAYKLLKMNRVSDILATINMTEHNQSSTMPSPSSYVDNQQSQPCPGNGANRARLETNTKATPDGIPARDSLQPPSISLSVKQPVLTNAGTPRIVREGNRRSGASVRRLKITKVLLLVSLGYIICWSPNQWYFLLVNLKVINLRQVPYRVTIIMSTCNTCLNPFIYALQMKNFRDDVRACFRCLSR